The Glycine soja cultivar W05 chromosome 8, ASM419377v2, whole genome shotgun sequence genome has a window encoding:
- the LOC114423118 gene encoding AP-1 complex subunit mu-2 produces the protein MAGAASALFLLDIKGRVLIWRDYRGDVTAVEAERFFTKLIEKEGDPQSQDPVVYDNGVTYLFIQHSNVFLMMATRQNCNAASLLFFLHRIVDVFKHYFEELEEESLRDNFVVVYELLDEIMDFGYPQYTEAKILSEFIKTDAYRMEVTQRPPMAVTNAVSWRSEGINYKKNEVFLDVVESVNILVNSNGQIIRSDVVGALKMRTYLSGMPECKLGLNDRVLLEAQGRTTKGKSIDLEDIKFHQCVRLARFENDRTISFIPPDGSFDLMTYRLSTQVKPLVWVEAQVEKHSKSRIEIMVKARSQFKERSTATNVEIELPVPADATNPNVRTSMGSASYAPEKDALIWKIRSFPGGKEYMLRAEFHLPSIVDEEATPERKAPIRVKFEIPYFTVSGIQVRYLKIIEKSGYQALPWVRYITMAGEYELRLI, from the exons ATGGCTGGGGCAGCCTCTGCTCTGTTCCTCCTTGACATCAAAGGCCGCGTCCTCATCTGGCGCGACTACCGCGGTGACGTCACCGCCGTCGAAGCTGAACGCTTCTTCACCAAACTCATCGAAAAAGAG GGGGATCCGCAGTCTCAAGATCCGGTTGTGTATGATAATGGTGTGACCTACTTGTTTATACAGCATAGCAATGTTTTCCTCATGATGGCTACCAGACAAAACTGCAATGCTGCTAGCCTCCTTTTCTTCCTACACCGTATCGTTGAC GTGTTTAAGCATTATTTTGAAGAATTGGAAGAGGAGTCTCTTAGGGATAACTTTGTTGTTGTG TATGAATTACTTGATGAAATAATGGACTTTGGCTACCCGCAATACACTGAGGCAAAGATTCTTAGTGAGTTTATCAAGACGGATGCCTATAGAATGGAAGTTACACAGAGACCTCCCATGGCTGTGACAAATGCTGTATCCTGGCGCAGTGAAGGGAtaaactacaagaaaaatgag GTTTTCTTGGATGTGGTGGAGAGTGTTAACATACTTGTCAATAGCAATGGACAAATAATTAGGTCTGATGTTGTTGGGGCATTGAAGATGAGAACATATCTGAG TGGTATGCCTGAGTGTAAACTTGGATTAAATGATAGAGTATTATTAGAGGCACAAGGTAGAACAACCAAGGGAAAATCAATTGACTTGGAAGACATCAAATTTCATCA GTGTGTGCGTTTGGCCCGATTTGAGAATGATCGAACGATTTCATTTATCCCTCCTGATGGATCATTTGATTTAATGACATATAGGCTCAGTACACAG GTTAAGCCTTTAGTTTGGGTGGAAGCACAAGTTGAAAAACATTCAAAAAGCCGGATCGAGATTATGGTAAAAGCTAGGAGTCAATTTAAGGAACGCAG TACTGCCACAAATGTTGAGATTGAGTTGCCTGTTCCTGCTGATGCAACCAATCCAAATGTTCGGACTTCAATGGGATCTGCATCATATGCACCTGAAAAAGATGCATTAATCTGGAAAATAAGATCATTTCCTGGAGGAAAG GAGTACATGTTAAGGGCAGAGTTTCATCTTCCCAGTATAGTAGATGAGGAAGCAACTCCTGAGAGAAAAGCTCCTATACGTGTAAAATTTGAGATACCATATTTTACTGTGTCTGGGATACAG GTAAGATATTTGAAGATTATTGAGAAAAGTGGTTATCAGGCTCTTCCATGGGTGAGATACATAACAATGGCTGGAGAGTATGAACTGAGGCTCATTTGA